The Algoriphagus sanaruensis genome window below encodes:
- a CDS encoding amidophosphoribosyltransferase, producing the protein MSDAIKHECGIAMIRLRKPAQYYIDKYGTASFAANRLYVLMQKQINRGQDGAGVANIKIDTKPGTRYISRYRSIETSAVNDIFDKISKKFKKAKKIGGTEVLTDAGWLKENIAFSGEVWLGHLRYGTHGENSIETCHPFLKQNNWRSRNLVMAGNFNMTNNEELFSKLVQLGQHPKEKTDTVTVMEKVGHFLDEENQRIFDKYKHNHTNEQLTHIIENELDVARILRRSCRDFDGGYAMAGMIGNGSAFVVRDPSGIRPAFYYADDEVVVIASEKPAIKSAFNIDFNAIQEIKPGHAIVINKDGSYSEEEILPAREKKSCSFERIYFSRGTDPGIYQERKNLGKALIPQILKAIDFDLKNTVFSYIPNTAETAFLGLIEGLDEYLVAKRKEVLLDGKPHVGDLDELLSFRPRVEKLVSKDVKLRTFITSDEDRDSMVASVYDTTYEVIRPGIDTVVVIDDSIVRGTTLEKSILTTLDKLNPKRIVIVSSAPQIRFPDCYGIDMSRMKEFIAFRAAIALIKERKMEDVLEHVYYQCISNPYSTENFVKEVYSNFTDEEISNKVADIVTTSEIKAEVKVIFQTVENLHKCIPDHSGDWYFTGDYPTTGGFRVVNKAFANYMEGKAVRAY; encoded by the coding sequence ATGAGCGACGCCATCAAACATGAATGCGGAATCGCGATGATCCGCCTTCGTAAACCAGCCCAGTATTACATTGATAAATACGGGACGGCTTCCTTCGCAGCCAACAGGCTGTATGTCCTGATGCAGAAACAAATCAATCGAGGTCAGGATGGTGCAGGTGTAGCCAATATTAAAATTGATACCAAGCCGGGAACCCGCTATATCTCGAGATACCGTTCGATTGAAACATCCGCAGTCAATGATATCTTCGATAAAATTTCCAAAAAATTTAAAAAGGCCAAGAAAATCGGAGGTACGGAAGTGCTAACCGATGCGGGATGGCTCAAAGAAAATATCGCTTTTTCAGGGGAAGTTTGGTTGGGTCACCTTCGTTATGGAACACACGGAGAAAATAGTATAGAAACCTGCCATCCATTCCTGAAGCAGAACAACTGGAGAAGTAGAAATTTGGTCATGGCAGGAAATTTTAACATGACCAATAACGAGGAACTTTTTAGTAAGCTGGTTCAACTCGGACAGCATCCCAAAGAAAAAACAGACACAGTCACTGTGATGGAAAAAGTTGGTCACTTCTTAGATGAAGAGAATCAACGAATTTTTGATAAATACAAACACAATCATACCAACGAGCAGCTCACCCATATCATTGAAAATGAATTGGATGTAGCGCGAATTCTTCGCAGATCTTGTCGGGATTTTGATGGAGGTTATGCTATGGCAGGGATGATTGGAAATGGATCCGCTTTTGTGGTTCGTGATCCTTCCGGTATTCGTCCAGCCTTTTATTATGCAGATGATGAGGTGGTAGTCATCGCTTCAGAAAAACCAGCGATCAAGTCTGCTTTCAATATTGACTTTAATGCGATTCAGGAAATCAAACCTGGTCATGCCATAGTCATCAATAAAGATGGATCTTATTCTGAAGAAGAGATTCTCCCGGCTCGTGAGAAAAAGTCCTGTTCCTTTGAGCGGATTTATTTTTCAAGAGGAACTGATCCGGGAATTTACCAGGAAAGAAAGAATCTGGGGAAAGCATTGATTCCTCAAATCTTAAAAGCGATCGACTTTGACTTGAAGAATACGGTGTTTTCCTATATTCCAAACACAGCAGAAACTGCATTTCTCGGCTTAATCGAGGGATTGGATGAGTATCTAGTCGCCAAGCGAAAAGAGGTGCTACTGGATGGAAAGCCACATGTTGGTGATTTAGATGAGCTGTTGAGCTTCCGTCCTCGAGTTGAAAAACTAGTCAGCAAGGATGTTAAATTACGGACATTTATAACCAGTGATGAGGATCGTGACTCGATGGTAGCCAGTGTTTACGACACTACCTATGAGGTAATCCGACCTGGAATCGATACCGTAGTGGTCATTGATGATAGTATCGTTCGAGGGACAACTTTGGAAAAGAGTATTCTTACCACTCTCGATAAGCTCAATCCGAAACGAATTGTGATTGTCTCCTCTGCTCCTCAGATCCGCTTCCCGGATTGCTATGGCATTGACATGTCAAGAATGAAGGAGTTTATTGCCTTCAGGGCAGCCATTGCCTTGATCAAAGAGCGGAAAATGGAAGATGTTTTGGAGCACGTCTATTACCAATGCATTTCCAATCCTTACAGCACTGAAAACTTCGTGAAAGAGGTTTATTCCAATTTTACTGATGAGGAAATTTCCAATAAGGTAGCTGATATCGTGACTACTTCTGAGATCAAAGCAGAAGTCAAGGTGATTTTCCAGACAGTCGAAAACCTACATAAATGTATTCCTGACCATTCTGGAGATTGGTATTTCACAGGAGATTATCCGACTACGGGTGGATTTAGAGTGGTGAATAAAGCATTTGCCAACTATATGGAAGGTAAGGCTGTACGAGCCTATTAA
- a CDS encoding M42 family metallopeptidase yields MEINVSLLKEICEIPGAPGFEKRVRDLVIGLVKPYADEVSTDNLGNIIAIKRGKRNPDAKRVMVAAHLDEIGFIVTHIDDQGFLRFHTLGGFDPKTLTAQRVIVHGKKDLVGVMGSKPIHVMSPEERAKLPKTTDFFIDLGMPKEEVEKYISIGDPVTRDRELIEMGDCVNCKSIDNRVAVFILIEALKKLENPAYDVYATFTVQEEVGIRGANVAAHSINPDFGIALDTTIAFDVPGAAPHEKVTELGKGTAIKIMDAMTICDYRMVAFMKEVADREAITWQPEILTAGGTDTAGVQRMGKQGSIAGAISIPTRHLHQVIEMAHKKDIADSISLLVACLEQIDGYDWKH; encoded by the coding sequence ATGGAAATAAATGTGTCCCTACTCAAAGAAATTTGTGAAATACCAGGCGCCCCTGGATTTGAAAAGCGAGTTCGTGATTTGGTAATTGGTTTGGTGAAGCCCTACGCAGATGAAGTCAGCACAGATAATTTGGGGAATATTATTGCGATCAAACGGGGAAAACGAAATCCAGATGCCAAGCGAGTGATGGTGGCGGCTCATTTAGATGAAATCGGGTTTATTGTCACGCATATTGATGATCAGGGATTTTTACGGTTTCATACTTTGGGAGGCTTTGATCCCAAAACACTCACCGCGCAGCGCGTCATCGTCCATGGTAAAAAAGATTTGGTTGGGGTGATGGGAAGTAAACCCATCCACGTGATGAGTCCCGAAGAGCGTGCAAAATTGCCTAAAACCACAGACTTTTTTATCGATTTGGGAATGCCCAAAGAAGAGGTGGAAAAATATATTTCCATCGGAGATCCGGTAACTCGTGATCGGGAATTGATCGAAATGGGAGATTGCGTGAATTGCAAATCAATCGATAACCGAGTAGCAGTATTTATTCTGATTGAGGCCTTGAAAAAACTTGAAAATCCTGCTTACGACGTGTATGCAACATTTACCGTTCAGGAGGAAGTGGGTATCCGTGGAGCAAATGTCGCTGCGCATAGCATCAATCCGGATTTTGGAATTGCCTTGGATACCACAATTGCCTTTGACGTACCGGGAGCAGCTCCTCATGAAAAGGTAACTGAACTTGGAAAAGGAACTGCGATAAAGATTATGGATGCGATGACCATTTGTGATTATCGAATGGTGGCATTTATGAAAGAAGTTGCTGATAGAGAAGCGATCACTTGGCAACCTGAAATTTTAACTGCAGGTGGGACCGATACAGCGGGTGTTCAGCGAATGGGTAAGCAGGGTTCGATCGCCGGAGCGATTTCCATTCCTACTCGCCACCTTCATCAAGTCATCGAAATGGCGCACAAGAAAGATATTGCAGATTCAATTTCCCTTCTCGTGGCTTGCCTTGAGCAGATCGATGGCTACGATTGGAAGCATTGA
- a CDS encoding 3-keto-disaccharide hydrolase, giving the protein MKSIFLLFSILLFFSCQKTEKEAVVLEIEEPEWQILFNGKDLMGWTPKIHHHEVGDNYANTFRVEDGAIVVNYDGYEKFEDRFGHLFYEKPFSSFHLSWEYRFTDQFMEDAPSYTFRNSGVMFHSQAAETILKEQDWPISVEYQMYAEEKEGEPRPTGNMCSPGTDVVFEGKIDDRHCINSSGSTFKWDEWVRAELIVYGDSIVHHLVNGDTVLTYSKPQIGGGVANRFDPTIKVDGTPLKSGYIGLQSEGQGVMFRDIKIRELTNQPN; this is encoded by the coding sequence ATGAAATCCATCTTTCTTCTTTTTTCAATTCTTTTATTTTTCTCTTGCCAAAAAACCGAAAAAGAGGCAGTTGTTCTTGAAATTGAAGAGCCTGAGTGGCAAATCCTGTTTAACGGGAAAGACCTAATGGGGTGGACTCCAAAGATTCATCATCATGAAGTTGGAGATAATTATGCGAACACGTTTAGGGTTGAGGATGGAGCAATCGTGGTGAATTATGATGGGTATGAAAAATTTGAGGATCGATTTGGACACCTGTTTTATGAGAAGCCTTTTTCCAGTTTTCATCTGAGTTGGGAATACCGGTTTACGGATCAGTTTATGGAGGATGCTCCCAGTTATACCTTTCGAAATTCAGGGGTAATGTTTCACTCTCAGGCTGCTGAGACGATTTTGAAAGAACAGGATTGGCCGATCTCGGTAGAGTATCAGATGTATGCAGAAGAGAAGGAAGGAGAGCCGCGGCCAACTGGAAACATGTGCAGTCCGGGAACTGATGTGGTGTTTGAAGGAAAAATCGATGATCGACATTGCATCAATTCTTCGGGTTCTACTTTCAAGTGGGATGAATGGGTAAGAGCAGAATTAATTGTTTATGGCGATTCCATCGTGCATCATTTAGTCAATGGAGATACCGTTTTGACTTACAGCAAACCTCAAATCGGTGGTGGAGTGGCTAACCGTTTTGATCCTACAATAAAGGTAGACGGCACTCCGCTTAAGTCAGGCTATATCGGCCTGCAAAGTGAAGGGCAAGGGGTAATGTTTCGAGATATTAAAATCCGGGAATTAACGAATCAACCAAATTAA
- a CDS encoding tetratricopeptide repeat-containing sensor histidine kinase has product MFVLTLLFVSFFQAQSPSDSLKAELAKEKSPEKRSTLYYQLARTVYGSDQDLAILYADSAFQEAKNAGSLKQQANALNVKGVSQLIKSEFDQSMASHLEALKIREQIQDTTGMVESYVNIGNILYRTSKSYDASLQYKKGVRLARMTDNSRALSLLYNNLGSYFRDRWKSTDEKIDYDSAMYYLGGALEMKTKLSDKSGMINTLGMLTELAQAEGKFQEAENFLKQVLEISETTDNKELQISAKVEMGDFLLENGSPSRALPFFLSAHEIAKSMDSKFQTTHTLGYLAKVYVAMGNYPKAVEYYKQKVEADWKLQNESNQKLANDLLIKYETEKKELENQRLLEEQRFLDLDLQRKNEQLIAVGLAFLILIGIYFWQRKKKLELAKAHQDLNQLLAQTQEQHQQIELQAKALEQSNQALKESNRIRERLFSVISHDLKTPITTLQTGLEYWSDKILSQEEFQAILPKIITQTETVRALMENLLEWSQAQLDYSKISASEVDLHALVQELIGILKQTSESKGLNFVNEIPEGHLINTDQDRLAFILRNLISNAIKYTPSGGTVSLGLDPDHRHSIYVADTGIGMSQEQISALFSGKITSKKGTKGEKGTGIGLILCKEFAESIGARLKVRSQENQGSVFIILMD; this is encoded by the coding sequence ATGTTTGTCCTAACTCTTCTATTTGTTTCTTTTTTTCAAGCCCAAAGTCCATCGGATAGTTTGAAGGCTGAATTAGCCAAAGAAAAATCTCCTGAAAAGCGATCAACCCTCTATTACCAATTGGCGAGAACCGTTTATGGTTCAGATCAAGATCTTGCAATTTTGTATGCGGATTCGGCGTTTCAGGAGGCTAAAAACGCTGGCTCGCTCAAACAGCAGGCAAATGCTCTTAATGTTAAAGGTGTCTCCCAACTTATCAAATCCGAGTTTGACCAATCGATGGCTTCCCACTTGGAAGCACTGAAAATCAGGGAGCAAATTCAGGATACTACTGGAATGGTTGAGTCTTATGTAAATATTGGAAACATTCTCTATCGAACGAGTAAAAGTTATGATGCCTCTCTCCAATATAAAAAGGGGGTTCGCTTGGCCAGAATGACGGATAATAGTCGTGCTTTGAGTTTACTTTATAATAATCTAGGGAGTTATTTCAGGGATCGGTGGAAATCTACAGATGAGAAAATAGACTATGATTCTGCCATGTATTATCTAGGCGGAGCTCTGGAAATGAAAACCAAGCTTTCTGATAAGTCTGGAATGATCAATACCCTTGGAATGTTGACAGAGCTTGCACAGGCTGAGGGGAAATTTCAGGAGGCAGAGAATTTTTTAAAACAGGTTCTGGAAATTTCCGAAACCACGGATAATAAAGAATTGCAGATTTCGGCAAAGGTTGAAATGGGTGATTTTCTCCTCGAAAATGGGTCACCTTCGCGAGCGCTTCCTTTTTTTCTATCGGCTCATGAAATTGCCAAATCGATGGATTCGAAATTTCAAACTACACATACCTTGGGCTATCTGGCAAAGGTATATGTAGCAATGGGGAATTACCCTAAGGCGGTAGAATATTACAAACAAAAAGTAGAAGCTGATTGGAAACTGCAAAACGAATCTAATCAAAAACTGGCCAATGATTTATTGATCAAGTACGAGACTGAGAAAAAGGAATTGGAAAACCAACGACTCCTGGAGGAGCAGCGGTTCTTGGATCTGGATCTTCAGCGAAAAAATGAGCAATTGATAGCAGTTGGTCTGGCATTTCTAATCTTGATTGGAATTTATTTTTGGCAGCGCAAAAAGAAATTGGAATTAGCCAAAGCTCATCAGGACCTCAATCAATTACTTGCTCAAACCCAAGAGCAACACCAACAAATTGAACTTCAGGCTAAAGCGCTAGAGCAGTCCAATCAAGCTTTGAAAGAGTCAAACCGCATCCGCGAGCGACTTTTTTCTGTGATTTCACATGATTTGAAGACGCCAATTACTACCCTTCAGACGGGTCTGGAGTATTGGTCAGATAAAATTTTAAGTCAGGAAGAATTTCAAGCGATTCTTCCCAAAATCATTACCCAGACTGAGACTGTTCGGGCTTTGATGGAAAACCTGCTCGAGTGGTCACAAGCACAGTTGGATTACTCTAAAATCAGTGCCTCGGAAGTTGACCTTCATGCTTTAGTTCAAGAATTAATTGGGATTCTGAAGCAAACCAGTGAATCCAAGGGACTCAATTTTGTGAATGAAATTCCCGAGGGGCATTTGATAAATACAGACCAAGATCGACTCGCTTTTATATTGAGAAACCTTATCTCCAATGCGATCAAATACACGCCAAGTGGAGGAACCGTTAGCTTAGGTTTAGATCCAGATCATAGGCATTCCATTTATGTGGCTGATACTGGTATTGGAATGAGTCAGGAACAAATTAGTGCCTTGTTTTCTGGAAAAATCACCTCTAAAAAAGGAACCAAAGGAGAAAAGGGGACTGGTATTGGCTTAATCCTTTGTAAGGAGTTTGCGGAAAGTATTGGCGCAAGACTAAAAGTCAGGAGCCAAGAAAATCAAGGTTCGGTATTCATTATCTTGATGGATTAA
- a CDS encoding nucleotidyltransferase domain-containing protein, translated as MEVKSNYGLKPETIVQIQGVLSGFPELEKAIIYGSRAMGNFRYNSDIDLTLIGKKLGLTELLRIENELDDLLLPYQIDLSLFHQIDNPELVNHIDKYGKTLFEQKVEFSR; from the coding sequence ATGGAGGTTAAATCTAATTATGGTCTTAAACCGGAAACAATAGTCCAAATTCAAGGGGTTTTATCAGGATTCCCAGAATTGGAAAAAGCGATAATCTATGGTTCTAGAGCAATGGGGAACTTTCGATACAATTCCGATATCGATCTTACTCTCATCGGAAAAAAGCTTGGTTTAACTGAATTGCTTCGAATCGAAAACGAGTTAGACGATCTTCTTCTTCCTTACCAAATTGACCTTTCTCTTTTTCATCAAATAGATAATCCGGAATTGGTCAATCATATTGATAAATATGGAAAGACGCTTTTTGAGCAAAAGGTTGAATTTTCCAGATGA
- a CDS encoding nucleotidyltransferase substrate binding protein, which yields MNTKIRWQQRLANFSKALRQLENAVNLSKERPLSDLEEQGLIQAFEFTHELAWNVLKDYFAFQGNPDITGSRDASREAFRKGLIRDGDGWMEMIKSRNQSSHTYNQEIADGIADKITNSYFSLFLDLENKMNQLKDGG from the coding sequence ATGAACACCAAAATCCGCTGGCAGCAACGATTGGCAAACTTTTCAAAGGCACTTCGACAGTTGGAGAATGCAGTGAATCTGTCAAAGGAACGTCCCTTATCAGATTTGGAGGAACAAGGATTGATTCAAGCATTTGAGTTTACGCATGAATTGGCTTGGAATGTACTGAAAGATTATTTTGCCTTCCAAGGCAATCCAGACATTACAGGATCTAGGGATGCATCGCGGGAGGCATTTCGAAAAGGGCTTATCAGAGACGGAGATGGCTGGATGGAAATGATCAAAAGTCGAAACCAGTCTTCCCATACCTACAATCAGGAAATTGCAGATGGAATCGCTGATAAAATCACCAACAGCTATTTCAGCTTATTTTTGGACTTAGAGAATAAAATGAATCAACTTAAAGATGGAGGTTAA
- a CDS encoding valine--tRNA ligase: MSIASKYEPAAAEAKWYAYWMEHKLFSSHIDHSKEPYTIVIPPPNVTGVLHMGHMLNNTIQDVLIRRARMQGKNACWVPGTDHASIATETKVVQLLKEKGIEKKDISREEFLKHAWEWKEKYGGIILEQLKKLGASCDWDRTAFTMDPGLSDAVISVFVDLYKKGKIYRGIRMVNWDPKGQTALSDDEVIMKEISSKLYYIKYQIEGTTDEFLTIATTRPETIMADVAICINPNDPRFTHLKGKKAIIPLINRAIPIIEDDYVDMEFGTGCLKVTPAHDINDYELGIKHKLEVIDILNDNGTLNEKAQILVGEDRFIARKKIGKLLDEAGQLEKIEDYKSNVGHSERSDAVIEPKLSLQWFLKMDEITKPAFTSVMDDVIQLHPPKFKNMYRVWMENVRDWCISRQLWWGHRIPAFYLPNGEFVVAKTAEEALEQANSQYGKSWTLADLKQDEDVLDTWFSSWLWPISVFDTEVFSTGKPNEELKYYYPTNDLVTAPEILFFWVARMIIAGYEYTGEKPFRNVYLTGIVRDKLGRKMSKSLGNSPDPLDLIAQFGADGVRTGMLFSSPAGNDLPFDEKLVEQGRNFANKIWNAFRLVKGWEIDPNLDGTANAASLEWFENRFNQGLAEINEHFEKFRISDALMSTYKLVWDDFCSWYLEMIKPAYQHPIDQATYDKTIEFFEGILKLLHPFMPFITEEIWHQINERTVEESLILAAWPEANSFDPKIIEEAAQVFEVVSQVRNLRASKGMSPKEALDLSINAKNPELYSRFAAVLTKLANLSSLNFAEKVDNAMSFVVKSDECFIPMGDSINVEEEKANLKKELEYTQGFLASVMKKLSNERFVEGAPAQVIEMERKKQADAEAKIKALEESLAKLG, translated from the coding sequence ATGTCTATTGCCAGCAAATACGAACCGGCAGCTGCCGAGGCCAAATGGTACGCCTACTGGATGGAGCATAAGCTCTTTTCCTCTCACATTGACCACAGCAAGGAACCGTACACGATTGTCATTCCTCCGCCTAACGTCACTGGCGTCCTCCACATGGGCCATATGCTGAACAATACCATTCAAGACGTACTGATCCGACGCGCAAGAATGCAGGGTAAAAATGCCTGCTGGGTACCTGGAACTGATCATGCTTCTATTGCGACCGAAACGAAGGTGGTTCAACTCTTGAAAGAAAAAGGGATTGAAAAAAAGGATATCTCCAGAGAGGAATTCCTGAAGCATGCTTGGGAATGGAAAGAAAAATACGGAGGAATCATCCTAGAGCAGCTCAAAAAGCTTGGAGCTTCTTGTGACTGGGATCGAACGGCATTTACCATGGACCCAGGATTGAGCGATGCGGTAATTTCTGTTTTTGTGGATTTATACAAAAAGGGAAAAATCTACCGTGGCATCCGAATGGTTAACTGGGATCCAAAGGGACAAACTGCACTTTCCGATGATGAGGTGATCATGAAGGAAATTTCCTCCAAGCTCTACTACATCAAGTACCAAATCGAAGGAACAACTGATGAGTTTTTGACCATTGCGACCACACGTCCTGAGACCATCATGGCTGACGTGGCGATCTGTATCAATCCCAATGATCCTCGATTTACTCACCTAAAAGGTAAAAAAGCAATTATTCCTTTGATCAATCGGGCTATTCCAATTATTGAGGATGATTATGTGGACATGGAATTTGGTACCGGCTGCTTGAAAGTGACTCCTGCCCATGATATCAATGACTACGAACTCGGCATCAAGCACAAACTGGAGGTCATTGACATACTAAACGATAACGGAACGCTCAACGAGAAAGCTCAAATCCTAGTTGGTGAAGATCGATTTATTGCCCGTAAAAAAATCGGAAAGCTCCTTGACGAAGCGGGTCAACTTGAAAAAATTGAGGATTACAAATCGAACGTAGGACATTCTGAGCGTTCCGATGCAGTGATCGAACCTAAGCTTTCCTTGCAGTGGTTCCTTAAAATGGATGAAATCACCAAGCCTGCCTTCACTTCAGTCATGGATGATGTCATCCAGCTTCACCCACCAAAATTCAAAAACATGTACCGGGTTTGGATGGAGAATGTGAGGGACTGGTGTATTTCTAGACAGCTTTGGTGGGGTCACCGAATCCCTGCTTTCTACCTTCCAAACGGAGAATTTGTCGTAGCCAAGACTGCCGAAGAAGCCTTGGAGCAAGCTAATTCTCAGTATGGTAAAAGCTGGACACTTGCCGATTTGAAGCAAGATGAGGATGTGCTGGATACCTGGTTTAGCTCTTGGTTATGGCCAATTTCAGTTTTTGACACCGAAGTGTTTTCTACTGGTAAGCCAAACGAAGAACTGAAGTACTACTACCCAACCAATGACTTGGTTACCGCTCCTGAGATTCTATTTTTCTGGGTGGCGAGAATGATCATTGCGGGTTATGAGTATACGGGTGAAAAGCCGTTTCGAAATGTGTACCTCACTGGGATCGTCCGAGATAAATTGGGCAGAAAAATGTCAAAGTCTTTGGGCAACTCGCCTGATCCGCTAGACTTGATCGCTCAATTTGGCGCTGATGGTGTTCGAACAGGAATGCTGTTCTCATCTCCTGCCGGAAACGACCTTCCTTTTGACGAAAAGCTTGTTGAGCAAGGCCGAAACTTTGCCAATAAAATCTGGAATGCCTTCCGATTGGTGAAAGGTTGGGAAATCGACCCTAATCTAGACGGAACTGCAAATGCTGCAAGTTTGGAATGGTTCGAAAACCGGTTCAACCAAGGCTTAGCAGAGATCAATGAGCATTTTGAAAAATTCAGAATCTCCGATGCCCTGATGTCTACCTACAAACTGGTTTGGGATGACTTCTGTTCTTGGTATTTGGAAATGATCAAGCCTGCCTATCAGCATCCAATCGATCAAGCGACCTATGATAAGACTATTGAGTTCTTCGAAGGAATCTTAAAACTCTTGCATCCATTCATGCCATTTATCACGGAAGAGATTTGGCATCAGATCAACGAAAGAACGGTAGAGGAATCTTTGATTTTGGCAGCTTGGCCTGAGGCAAATTCCTTTGATCCAAAAATAATTGAAGAAGCCGCCCAGGTATTCGAAGTAGTATCTCAAGTGAGAAACCTTCGCGCCTCCAAAGGAATGTCCCCTAAAGAAGCGCTTGACTTAAGCATCAATGCGAAAAACCCAGAGCTCTACAGCCGTTTTGCGGCAGTTTTGACAAAACTTGCCAATCTTTCTTCGCTCAACTTTGCTGAAAAGGTGGATAACGCGATGAGTTTTGTCGTCAAGTCAGATGAGTGTTTTATCCCAATGGGTGACTCCATAAATGTGGAAGAAGAAAAAGCCAACTTGAAAAAAGAGCTGGAATACACCCAAGGATTCTTGGCTTCCGTCATGAAAAAATTGAGTAATGAGCGATTTGTAGAGGGAGCTCCAGCTCAAGTCATCGAGATGGAGCGCAAAAAACAAGCTGACGCCGAGGCAAAAATCAAAGCCTTGGAAGAAAGTCTGGCGAAGTTGGGTTAA